Proteins encoded in a region of the Mercenaria mercenaria strain notata chromosome 1, MADL_Memer_1, whole genome shotgun sequence genome:
- the LOC128556978 gene encoding NPC intracellular cholesterol transporter 2-like isoform X1 codes for MIKVVCLALFMSFVTANIEIKVHDCGSVDAHINSITVQQCEKEPCIVHKGEDYTVLVNFTATRTIQEAHNHLHGGLGFLQVPFPLNPENACGKNVPCPIEAGKTYLYNNTMTCPDFAPSLRVAAKWEIKDENNKDIFCFATALQIVS; via the exons ATGATTAAAGTTGTGTGTTTAGCCCTCTTTATGTCGTTTGTAACTGCTAATATTGAGATTAAGGTACATGATTGTG GTTCTGTAGATGCCCATATTAATTCTATCACAGTCCAGCAGTGTGAAAAAGAACCATGTATCGTCCATAAAGGCGAGGATTACACCGTTCTTGTAAATTTTACAGCAA CTCGAACCATTCAAGAAGCCCATAATCATCTACATGGTGGTTTAGGATTTCTCCAAGTTCCGTTTCCTTTGAACCCTGAGAATGCTTGTGGCAAGAATGTACCATGTCCAATTGAAGCGGGAAAGACATACCTCTACAATAACACAATGACTTGTCCTGACTTTGCTCCTAGT ctACGTGTAGCGGCGAAATGGGAAATAAAAGACGAGAATAACAAAGATATTTTCTGTTTTGCTACGGCTCTACAAATTGTTTCATAG